ATTCGCACGGCGGGCCAACCAACCGTCCGCAATGCCGGCCAGCTCCTGTTGCCGCTCCGCTGAGAGGCTCTCGCTCTACAAACGCAGTCATGACGGAAGTAGTGCACGGAGGAGGACCGTGAGCGGAGGTTGTGCGATGCGGACCGTGTATGGCTTACCATATATAATAGGGAGCATCGGCCAGGCCAAGCGACGGGCTGGGTGAATTTGGGCGCAAGAGTGGGTTTCTCGTCCGCCACCCTTGTTTAATGCCGGCAGGCGGACGTATGGGCATCTGGTTTGGAAGCATAGAGAACAGTTCCATCTGGTCAAGTCTCTCTACGTTGAACATGCACAACGACCAATACACAACGCACTTCTTTAATGACGACTTCAGAGAACGGTCGTGTCCGCTCTATGCCAGCATGAAGGCGGCGTAGTGAGCGCAGGTGTGTTTGCGTGGGAGAACGATCGGATTTTTGGGTGTCGGATGCATACATGGCAGCGGCCCGAACGACCGCAAAGCCCCTCACCCAATTTGCACCCGGTTTGCGAAAAAATGGACAACCGTATCAGTCCGTGGAAGCCGCAGGGAAGGGGGGAGGTCGTGCGCAGGAAGTATAAAAGGGAGGTTGAAGGTGAACAGTGCACACATGATCTTGCCCGTTGAATGGTGATCTAACGGTCTAAAAACGCGAATGACGCtgattttgttttgttttgtatgtAGCCGGTCATTTTTTCCAGATCTAACTTTTTCTCGCCCTACATGCCATCTCTTCTGTTTTCAAGTAGGTGAACGAAGTCACAAAACTTGCACGTGAACCACTCTAGTGACTACTCGTGGAAGAAATTAGGATCTATCAAATCGAAATGCCACTTATTCCAAGAAGGTAGTAGTACTAGTTTACTAGCTAGGCACTGTGGAATCACGCCCGCTAAATCGTCGCTTTGGTGCACTTTCATCGTCGAAGTTGCATGTGTGTGCTCGGGCGGCCGGCATCTGATTCGTCGGTCACGCTCGGCTGTGCGTGCGCTTCAGCCTGTCGTCGTGTGTTTTCTGATGGCCTCATTATCAATATCACAGTCAATATAGTTTCCTAAACTCgttctaaaatatattttatatTCTTTACATATGTGTGATGTGGGTAtttgttttttttattttgttaaGTTTAAACTATTTtacttttttttggaaaaaaactTTCTATCTATTTATTttcaatcatggtagtacaatgaacagtaaaaataataaaaattacagatccgccggagacacacctcgaCACGTCCACCGATGATGCTAGACGCATCACCGGAATGGGGCCTAGACAGGGGGACCTTTATTCCTTCAAAGACAGATCCACCAGAGACACGTCTCCACACGTTAATCGATGATGCTAGACGCATCGCCGGCGGGAGGCAGAAAACCCTAGCTTTTTGGGAGGCGGCAACTTTAAACTATTTTACTTATAAGACAATAATAAAACTTGAATTGGTTTGAAATGGAAGAATTAAAGCTTGCTGTTCTCAATCATTGCTGGCACAACCATGTTAATCACCAGTGGTATTTGTCCAGATGTGTAAATAAAACCCAAATCCCTCTGAAGTAAGAGCTTGCTTCTGAGAATCCCTCCTGTGTAGTACAGAGAGCTCTGTGGGCCCGCTCATCTCAGCGGGTTCTAGTAATATATACATTTTCAAAAACTATATGAAACAATAAAGGGCTTGAAGTAAAAAAGAACATCTCTCTCCTCTCCAAACTTTGTAGAGGACATTTTTCTGAGTGTACCACACCACTACTTCTCCTCCGCCGGTAATCTGCTGCTCTTCCCTCCTCCTCTACCGGCTATGTCGCTGTGGAAGTGAGGGTAGGTCTTGTTCTACCATATGCAGCTCTATTTTCCTTGATTTGGGGCTTTAAGTACAGTTAGACAACAGAGCATTGTTGGTGTTGGCGATGGTGGTGATTTGGCGAACTAATTTTCCTTGAGCTTCTCCACCTCGGAGTCGGCTGCGATGGTGTTGATAGCTCGTTAGCATGGATTTTTGCTAGCTTCTTTGGCCGATGAGGTCAGAGTTTGCTATGTTTGTCATCATGGCGGCAACAACGGCTTCCATATGTAGTTTGGTCATCCTCCTCTTCTCCATCACGTGGGTTCGACATAGTAAGGCTTGTTGGGTTTTTTCCGGGATTGGTGTGTGTTGATCTTCCGGCTGCGATGACTCGCTGTTCTTTTTCCTCCAGGGCGCTAGTCTGGCAAAACCATGGCCTTTATGACTTCTTATCTGTGATCAACATTTTCTGGTTGGCTTCAGCGATGGTGAGGTAGCAGGGGCGGCACGGCATCGGTCTGTTCGGGATGAAGAAAATGATTTGCCCCTAGGGACTTTGGTTTTTTATTTCAGGCTGCATGTATTGATTGTTTGGTCAATAGACCCGAGGCCTTTCTTGGAAAAAAATAATATGAATATTTAAGCATCGAAGCTTGTTTTAGAGCAACAAATCTACTAAAACAATACACATGAGCATTTTAAAAACTCGAAATGCAATTTGCTTCAAAACAACAATATCCAAGGGATGTGCTTCAACTTCTCACCTTTGTAACCAATTGAAAATCTAATGAAAAAAATGGACAATCTTGCAGAAAGACCAAAACCAAAGATGACTTGTGAAGCATGTGGGTGCTGAAACTGGTGATTGCTGGCGAGAATGTATATAATCGCAATCGCTATGGGAAAAAAAATCAGCCATGAAGAGGATTGTTTTCTTTTTTTAAAGATCACAAATTAAGTATGTCACATCAAGCTTAAGGCTATACCCACAAAGAAATCCTTTTGTGTGCTAAATCACACACATATTATGTGTTTTATATCCATCCTCGACATGAAATCCATTTTGTTCATGATTCCTTGAAACCTATATGTATGATTTTCTGCCCAGTTATAATCCATGATAGGCTTTTTGTTTCTCTATTTTCTTAATGAAATTATTCTTAAACACATACAAACGACAAGCTGAAATACCTGAACAACCAAAATGAGGAGACCATGCATACACCTAACATGTTACTTGGACTTGGGAAATTTGCCCCCAAAACAGGAAAGTGCAATGGTGAGTATACTAATGGCCTAGCTTCTTTTGCTAAATGACCAATCTAAAGCAGAAGTCACCTTGAAGATGCAACCTGTCTGGTAGCTCAAAATTGAGTAGATGATACATCAGACAAACCAAGTCAAGTAGTCAAGTAGTACTAATGCACCACCTCTAGATCTACGCTGCCCACCGAAACATCTATGCAAGACGGGGTAGAAAAATACTCAACATGTTGCTGTACTATTACTCAACATGTTAGTAAGTTCCTCGTATGAATTAGTTTCTCTTGTTATTATCAACTTTTCACATGAATACATTCATCCCTGCGGGAACTCATCCATCGATTCGGCCCGAAATTGTTAGAATTAATGAACTTACATTTCCCCCAGAGACGGAGAAAACCAAGGATTAAACTTTCTGCTAAACTTGCTTAAGTTTGTGAGTTGTGCCAATGCCGCCATTTTTGTTAGCTTGCTTGGCATGCTGATCATGGCGTCGTCACATAGATAACCCGTTCTATCTGGCCGGCTTGACCACCTTGACGAGCCCCGAAGAGCCGCCGTACGTCACTTCGGTGTCCCTGAACCTGCAGAAGAACTGCCGATGTTCGGGCAGTGCCACTGGGGTTGGCATTGGCATGCCGATGCCGGAGTTGGCGGAGAAGCTGGGCACGTTGCAGGCCGAGGCAGAGGACGACGACGCGACGCGCTTGCAGGAGAGGCACATGGTGAGGGTGGTGAGGGGCCCCGTCGCAGCGCCGCTGTGCGCTGGTGGTGCGGCGTTGAGCGCCCTGAGCTCGGCCACCTCCTTCTCGAGGCGGCAGTTCTGCTCGGCGAGGTGCTCGCACCAGCGCTTCATGTGCTCGCAGTCCACCTCCGTCTGCTTGAGCTTGGTGCGGGCGCGGCGGTTCTGGAACCACACCTCCACCTGGCGCGGCCGGAGCCCCAGCCGGTTCGCCAGTGCCGTCTTCTGCTTCTGCAGATTGTCAAGAAAGAAAACTCGGTCAGCGCGATGAGATCGATCACAAAGAATCCATGGACGAACACCACGTGGCCGAGGCAGATCGATTGATCGATGAGGGTGAAGGAGAAGGGACGTACGGGGTTGAGCGTGCTGTGCATCTTGAAGCACTCCTCGAGGACGGCGGCCTGGTCCTTGGACAGCCTGAGCTTCTTGCGGTCGCcgccgtcctcgtcctcgtcgctGCCCGCGGCGGGGAAGACGCCGGAGCCGGTGCGCTCCAGGCCCCTCTTGATGCCTCCGCTCACGCCGCTCTCGGGCGACGTGGACGTCCTCATCCCCGGCTCCTCCTTCCGCTGCTGGTTGGCATAATGGTGCAGCCCGTACGACTCCTGGTCGGCGCCCGCCACGCCGACGACGGAGCTGAGCGTGCCGGTCCAGTGCGCGTGCGCGTGCGGGTGCGACCCCGAGGCCGGGGAAGAGGAGGCGTTGGTGGTGGAGGACGTGAGGCTGCCCTGCGAGGCGAGCCCCAGCCCCAGCCCGAGGTCCAGGTCGAGGCCGGCGGCGCGATGCATCGTCGATCTCCGGcgagcccgatccgatctgagAACTCTCCGGGGTAGAGGATGGATGATGGCACGGTGGCAGTGCTCTGTGGTGGTGATGTGATGATCTCGTCTGGTCTGGCATGCGGCCGCGGGGTGGTGGGCTATAAATAAGGCAGAGGCAGGCGACGGAGCGAGCAAATGATGAGCTGTTCGATGATGGGGGAGGTGGTGgatctcctctcctctccgcagCATTGGGTAAATAATGGCGATAAATGGGTAAATAATGGAGTATTATTAATTGGCTGTGAATGAAAGGATAAATAATGGCGATTCCGCGCCAGCGCCTCATCATCGCCAGCCACCGTGCATGCCTGCTCCTCCTGGATCAATCTGTCTTGACCCGGTCCGGCCCTCCCTCCCTCTCGGCTGGGCTCCAAGCAGTTCCGAGGCGCTCCTTGGGCTTGGCTAAGTTGTGGTCGTGTGATCAATTCATCGGTTTGCTGTTTAGCTAACCAATTCCATTGCAGATGTCTAATTTCACACGTCAAACTAGTATTACTCCTTACCCGAATGGCACTCTCCAATTGCAGCCTAGTACAAAGGAGTCTTACGAAAATGAAACAATGTAGTAGTAGCACTTATAATTCTTGTTTTCCTTTTCTTtcatttttgggttttctttagGTTTTCCCTGATTACCCAAGAATGTTAGGTTTACGGGTCCGGTTTTCCTTATAAACTGGACATACTCTCTTCTTCTTAATGAACTGCAGGAACCAACCCGCCCtcacacaaggtttctcaaaagaAAAATTATAATTCTATAAAGTGTACAACTCCCATCACCACATGTATGGCAGAGTATGGAGCAATCCCTTGCTTGAAAGATAAAGCTTGCGGTCTGGATTACAATGTTTTGGTCATATAACTATCATACAAGGTGTATCTTCCAAAACAACCCTAAAACTACTGGATATCAAGGACTAACTATAAAAAACATTTTGCACATTTTTTTTACAAAGGTTAGAAAACTTACAAACATGTTGAACTAAGGAAAACCTATGCAAAACCAACGCAAGAAAAGCAATCAACAGTTATACCTTCAATTGAAAGAAAAGAGCTTGAAGTTTAGTACTGCATGTTAACTCTTAAACTTTGAATGGCAAGTGTTGTAAAATAACAAACTGAATTATGTCTACATTGGTTCATTCCATTCTTTAATACATGAAAGAAAAATGAGAAATACAAATCCAACACTTTGGTGGCTTTTTATGCATTGATAAAACCTACCAAGAAAATGCCAATTGCATGCTCTTTCCTGCATTGAAAATTGAGATCACATATGTTATATGGGAAAATACAAGACCTCGTGCTACAACAAATAAAAAGAACCAATGATACACGCCACGAGTACACGGCTTATAGAATTTTAGCTATGTGTTGCTCCCGATGCATCCTTATCATGGAAGATCATGTTTGATCGGGAGGTGGATATCCTCTCCTTCCTAGCACTCGTTGTATCCAGGTATTATATTGATTAGCTATAAATAAATAATAGATAATCATGATAAATTGTTTTCATTCCACGCCACTCGCCTCATCATAGCGGCCAGCTACCGTGCATGCTCCTCCTGGATCTAAACCTTCCTCCTTTCCTTGCCCTGTGCGGCTCCCAGCTGAGCCGAGGCATTTCCTTGGGCTTGCAAAACTTGGCTAAATTGTGTCTATGTGTATGCATTGGAACTGAATGCAGGACCGAAGGGTACAACAATCTTGGTGCGTGCGGTTGTCTCATGCATGCTTGGTTTGATGAGattgaaagctgaataaaactgtttcttattgatgatttggtgcggcatacaagagtatataagagggtacaaaccgacttggggtaggggtacaaaactgacttggactagaagtcgtataccataatgactactctaacatccccccgcagtatcaacggcaggctcgacgacgttgagactgaaaccgatatcttgaaacggcttagtaggcagtgccttggtgaaaatgtcagcaaactgagccgtagagggaacatgaagcacccgaacctgaccaagagcaaccttttcacgaacaaaatgaatatcaatctcaatatgctttgtgtgtcggtgttgaactggattgctggtcatgtagactgctgatatgttgtcactgtagacaatagtggcctgctcaataggcctgtgaagctcggagagtaactgccgaatccagattgtatctgcaacggcatgtgccacagcgcgatactcagcctcggccgacgaacgtgagactgtaacctgtcttttcgaagaccaagaaatcaaattgttactaagaaaaacaaaaaaaccagaagtggaccttcgagtgtcaggacaaccagcccagtctgcatcagagtatgcggtaagcgagtttggagaagaattattgaggtcGAGACCATGATTGATAGTTCCTTTTAAATAtcgaagaatgcgtttaacatgattatagtgaggaacccggggatcatgcatatagagacatgcttgttgaacagcaaaagagatttcaggacgagtaatggtgagatattggagagcacctgttaggctacgatagagagtaggatcggaaaagggttcaccggtagccgaaagtttaaaactagtatcgacaggagtgcgagatgattgacagtcaagcataccagcacgattaagaagatcaagaatatactggcgttgggaaagaaaaaggctggaggaatctcgaacaacagcaatgcctaagaaatgatgaaggagtcctaggtcagtcatagaaaattcagatctaagaagagagacaatatgatctaagaacttttgagaggaggcggtaagaatgatatcatctacatagagaagtaaataggcagtgtcagaagtttgatgatacacagaaagagaggtgtcggagagagatggagtgaagcctattgtttgaatgaaggaggagaagcgttgaaaccaagctcgtggggcctgtttaagactgtatagagatttctgaagaagacatacatgagttggaaaggatggattttcaaaatccagaggttgctggcagtagacagtttcttgaagggaaccatggaggaaagcatttttaacatcaagttggtgaatgggccatgaagaggagacggcaacactaagaacggtgcgaatggtgctaggtttaacaacaggagagaaggtttcttcgtaatcaattccttgttgctgagaaaagccacgacaaacccacctggctttatatcgtgagaggctcccatcggagtggaacttttggcgaaaaatccatttgccagaaacaatatttgtattgggaggacgaggaacaagttgccaggtgttgttttgaagtaaagcattatattcttcttgcatggcagcgacccaattgggatcaagtagagcagttttgtaattctttggaagagaagtgagagatacggaggtatgaaggtttaggcggtcttggggttgatgaaatcctgatttggccctagtacgcatgcgatgatcattaatcggggctgctgtaggaatagcacgagggggtaaggtgggtactggtgagtccggcgcagcggaagagtcggacgaaggagtagggctgggtggtggagtgggagcagggctgggtggtggagtgggagtaggggccgggggtgttggggagggagcaggggtcgggggtgttggggacgtctcgggtggggtgagtgtatggttgggattggctatggtgggtgttaatggtggtggtgataagttgtgttcggcaggtaggggagtatatagttggaaaggacggggagagggggtgtttgcggagctaggggtgttggatggtgtagtagtgcgttgtgagaaaggaaaaatatgctcagcaaacgtgacatgacgagagacatgaacgtgtccggtgtgaaggtcgagacagcgatagcctttgtgctcgtcagagaagccgagaaaagcacatgggatagagcgtggtgacaatttatttgcagaagtggcgtaggcattgggaaaacagagacagccgaaaacacgaaccgcggagtagtcggggtgggaaagaaagagggaataatagggagtagtgttgggtttagttttggaaggtcgaatatttagaaggaaggtggccatgtgtagggcttcagcccaaaacttgggaggcatagatgattgaatgaggagagtgcgaactatatcattgagggtgcgaagagagcgttctgctttaccattttgaggggaggtgtagggacatgagaacctaagcaggatgccatgttgtaagaagaaagtacgatttctaatgttatcaaactcgcgaccattgtcacgttggataaagcgaattgggaggaagaagtgaacagacacatagcaTTGAAAATTAAGcaaaagagaatggacctcggatttgttgcgtagaggaaaagtccagacaaagtgggtgaaatcatctaggataacaaggtagtatttaaaacccgaaacacttgcaatgggagaggtccataaatcacaatgtattaattcaaagggataagtgctacaagaactagaggaactaaagggaagacacacatgtttgcctaattgacaagactcacaaaacacagaattatgagagtccctattacatggtatggtaaattcactaagcatagaagctaaga
This sequence is a window from Aegilops tauschii subsp. strangulata cultivar AL8/78 chromosome 7, Aet v6.0, whole genome shotgun sequence. Protein-coding genes within it:
- the LOC109755558 gene encoding homeobox-leucine zipper protein HOX28 — translated: MHRAAGLDLDLGLGLGLASQGSLTSSTTNASSSPASGSHPHAHAHWTGTLSSVVGVAGADQESYGLHHYANQQRKEEPGMRTSTSPESGVSGGIKRGLERTGSGVFPAAGSDEDEDGGDRKKLRLSKDQAAVLEECFKMHSTLNPKQKTALANRLGLRPRQVEVWFQNRRARTKLKQTEVDCEHMKRWCEHLAEQNCRLEKEVAELRALNAAPPAHSGAATGPLTTLTMCLSCKRVASSSSASACNVPSFSANSGIGMPMPTPVALPEHRQFFCRFRDTEVTYGGSSGLVKVVKPAR